One Zymoseptoria tritici IPO323 chromosome 3, whole genome shotgun sequence genomic region harbors:
- a CDS encoding superoxide dismutase [Cu-Zn] (Copper, zinc containing superoxide dismutase; catalyses the conversion of superoxide radicals to hydrogen peroxide and, or molecular oxygen.): protein MVKAVAVLRGDSNVKGTVTFEQTSEGAETTITWDITGNDPNAERGMHVHAFGDNTNGCTSAGPHFNPHSKTHGAPEDSERHVGDLGNFKTDGQGNGKGSVTDKLIKLIGPESVLGRTVVVHGGTDDLGKGGHEESKKTGNAGPRPACGVIGIAA, encoded by the exons ATGGTCAAAGCAG TCGCTGTTCTCCGTGGAGACTCCAATGTCAAGGGCACCGTGACCTTCGAGCAGACCTCCGAGGGCGCCGAGACCACCATCACATGGGACATCACCGGCAACGACCCCAACGCCGAGCGCGGCATGCACGTTCACGCCTTTGGTGACAACACGAACGGCTGCACCAGCGCTGGTCCTCACT TCAACCCTCACTCCAAGACCCACGGTGCCCCCGAGGACTCCGAGCGCCACGTCGGCGACTTGGGCAACTTTAAGACCGACGGCCAGGGCAACGGCAAGGGCAGCGTCACGGACAAGCTCATCAAGCTGATCGGACCCGAGAGCGTGCTCGGTCGCACTGTCGTCGTCCACGGCGGCACCGATGATCTCGGCAAGGGAGGTCACGAGGAGAGTAAGAAGACGGGTAACGCTGGACCAAGGCCGGCTTGCGGTGTCATTGGCATCGCTGCTTAA
- a CDS encoding Rho type ras small GTPase-like protein (Ras small GTPase) — protein sequence MPRHTAHQREYHIAVLGSGGVGKSCLTMQFVQGIFVERYDPTIEDSYRKDVDVDGRQVILEIMDTAGTEQFNPPSNLSSTRDMYMRLGQGFLLVFSITSASSLRELIDLHDQIVRTKGDKNFPMVLVGNKSDLEEDRAVSRAKAFQLSQSWGNIPYYETSARQATNIHEVFMDVCRQIIRRDLAKNRERDDQRDGRRRKRRGEGGGREERSSRCMIL from the exons ATGCCTCGACATACGGCACATCAGCGGGAGTACCACATAGCTGTCCTGGGCTCTGGCGGAGTAGGGAAAAGTTGTCTTACGA TGCAATTTGTCCAAGGAATATTTGTGGAGCGCTACGATCCTACAATCGAAGATTCGTATCGAAAAGATGTCGACGTTGAT GGAAGACAAGTAATTCTGGAGATCATGGATACAGCAGGGACAGAGCAGTTCA ATCCACCCTCtaacctctcctccaccagaGATATGTACATGCGCCTCGGCCAaggcttcctcctcgtcttcagcataacctccgcctcctccctccgcgAACTCATCGACCTTCACGACCAAATCGTCCGCACAAAAGGCGACAAGAACTTCCCCATGGTACTCGTGGGAAACAAGTCCGATCTCGAAGAAGACCGCGCTGTGTCACGAGCGAAGGCATTTCAGCTCTCGCAGAGCTGGGGGAATATTCCGTACTATGAGACGAGTGCAAGACAAGCAACGAATATTCATGAGGTTTTTATGGATGTTTGTCGGCAGATTATAAGAAGAGATCTGGCGAAGAACAGGGAGCGGGATGACCAGAGGgacggaaggaggaggaaacggagaggagaaggaggtgggAGGGAAGAGAGGAGTAGTCGGTGCATGATTTTATGA
- the TAL1 gene encoding uncharacterized protein (transaldolase; dihydroxyacetonetransferase; dihydroxyacetone synthase; formaldehyde transketolase), with amino-acid sequence MSSSLEQLKATGTTVVCDSGDFATIGKYKPQDATTNPSLILAASKKPEYAKLIDEAVQYGKKHGKSTAEQVDATLDNLLVQFGKEILNIVPGKVSTEVDARFSFDKKASIDKALHIIELYKEIGIDKSRVLIKLASTWEGIQAARELQSKHGINCNLTLMFSLPQAIAAAEAGAFLISPFVGRILDWYKANTKTEYTAQNDPGVKSVQQIFNYYKKFGYKTIVMGASFRNIGEITELAGCDYLTIAPNLLEQLYNSQDAVPQKLKSEDAGSLDIEKKSYIDDEAEFRFQFNEEPMAVHKLSEGISKFAADAVTLKDILRQKIEA; translated from the exons ATGTCTTCCTCTCTCGAACAGCTCAAGGCCACCGGCACC ACCGTCGTGTGCGACTCTGGTGACTTCGCCACCATTGGCAAGTACAAGCCGCAAGATGCCACCACCAACCCATCTTTGATCCTCGCCGCATCCAAGAAGCCCGAATACGCCAAGCTCATCGACGAGGCGGTCCAGTACGGAAAGAAGCATGGCAAGAGCACGGCTGAGCAGGTGGACGCGACACTCGACAACCTCCTCGTCCAATTCGGAAAGGAGATCCTTAACATCGTCCCTGGCAAGGTTTCGACTGAGGTTGACGCGAGATTCTCCTTCGACAAGAAGGCGTCCATCGACAAGGCTCTCCACATTATTGAG CTCTACAAGGAGATTGGCATCGACAAGTCCCGCGTTCTCATCAAGCTCGCTTCCACCTGGGAGGGCATCCAGGCCGCCCGCGAGCTCCAGAGCAAGCACGGCATCAACTGCAACTTGACCCTCATGTTCTCTCTCCCCCAAGCCATCGCCGCTGCTGAGGCCGGTGCCTTCCTCATCTCTCCGTTCGTCGGCCGCATCCTCGACTGGTACAAGGCCAACACCAAGACCGAGTACACCGCCCAGAACGACCCCGGCGTCAAGTCCGTCCAGCAAATCTTCAACTACTACAAGAAGTTCGGCTACAAGACCATCGTCATGGGTGCCTCCTTCCGCAACATCGGCGAGATCACCGAGCTTGCTGGCTGCGACTACCTCACGATTGCACCAAACCTTCTCGAGCAGCTCTACAACAGCCAGGACGCCGTGCCACAGAAGCTCAAGTCCGAGGACGCTGGCTCGCTCGACATTGAGAAGAAGAGCTACATTGACGACGAGGCCGAGTTCCGCTTCCAATTCAACGAGGAGCCCATGGCCGTGCACAAGCTCTCTGAGGGTATCAGCAAGTTCGCCGCGGACGCTGTCACTCTCAAGGACATCCTCAGGCAAAAGATTGAGGCCTAG